The following DNA comes from Cryptococcus decagattii chromosome 7, complete sequence.
CTCATCTGTAGAGCTTGCAGTGTCTAGGGAAGACTTGCCCATAGAGTCCCCCACATGTATGTCGTCAGCCACCATATCTCCGGTGCTCTCTCGAAATGCCCTCCTGTCATCGTCTCCTTTGCTCTCCAACGATAAAGATGACAGCGAGATATCAATGAGGCCATTACAAGAAGGACCGCTCAAAAGACCGATGAAAAGAAGGTCGGCATCTATGATATATGATCAACAAGCGTCCAGAAAGTCACAAGATGTGGATATGGGGAAACCAAGTCAATCTAGATCGCCCCCAATAAGCTCAGCAACCTACTCGaaaccttcttcttctaccCCTGCTCTGTCGTCTGGTGTACATACGGAAGGCATTCCCTCAGTTCCGCCATTTCCATCACAATTACCTCACACACACAATGCATCTCTCCCAGAGGGTGCAGCCCCCGCGAACCAATACTacttctcctctctcaaTCGTAACCCGTCTACGGCCACATCACATGCTTCAACCTCCTCCGCTGCCTGTGCATCGACTGAGGAATCCGCCCAGTCGGCGTTGCTTACAACCCCATCCGATCCGCCAGGAAGGGAACTACCGAATGACCATATCTGGTCCAGAATGAGTATTGAGTTGACCAAAATACCGTTagaaagtgaagaagtgTTGTTGGGAAGCACATCACTAGTTGGCCAGCAAGTTATCGAGGACCAAGGAATTGTACAAGACGAGACGAAAGTACTGCTGGACTCTCCAACGTCCAATGCAGGCTGTTCAAAGACAACAACTCCCGATAAGTCCTCGAGGGCGCTAAGGATCAAAACCAGCAATTTTGATCTTGGTTCCGTGTCTCACAGGGATATGCGTTCCTCAGAGACTCCCACAAGACGCGATGTGCTGAGATCGCCAGTCGAAGGACTAACGCCTATCAATCGCGATGGTTCCCCTGAAAatcattcttccttctcctgcaTGCGTGATAACACCCGAGATCAGCACAATGCATCTTTATCCTCCCCGAACGTTGCCTCAATATCTGCGTATAGGGTAGGAGAAGTAGATGTTGCGACTTGTGCAGTAGCATCCCGGGCCCAAGAAACACCATTTCCCGCCCCGAGGAGGCAGAATATGATTCAATCAGATGGAAGGCGTAGGGATGAGATAGAGGACAAAAAGCTCAGGAAAGACCTACAAAAATCCCCGGAGAAGGTAAAGCATGTCGTTGACGCTGGTCCTCAGCTGGTAAGGCATCCCCCGAGAAAGGAGAGTTTTGAAAACAGTGTCAAAGCGGCTGCACAAACACCTCAACTTTATGAGTTCCCCAATCGCCCAGCGCCTCCGCCTCCCCATCTCGCAAAAACCGTATCCGCCCAATTTTCTTCGACTTTAAAGCACAAGTCGCTTCCAATGAACGAGAAGCGTTCTGATCCATCTGCGTTTAGTTCTCGCCAGTCGCTAAGGATTGCGACATCACGAGGCATGACCCTTCCACCTTTGCCTCCTGAACCTTTATCACCGGCAAAAGGTTACGAAGTCCCAATGGAACGGTCACGCAGTTTTGGCAGAATGTTGAGGAGATTAAGCATGGGCAAGAGCCctgggaaaaagaagcaaaagcAGCAGCCTCTTCAGGAGTCTAGCAGTAGCCACCAAACAGATAAGGATATAGGCAATCTAGGTTTGAGCGGCGTGCCCCATTTGAATGATACGGAGAGTAGCGATCACAAACCGGCTCtcaaggaggaaaaaggtgTCAATAGATCCTCGCCTGAGACGTTTCGCTCGACATGTGTGGAGAGGAACATCGACGATAATACTGCGCTAATGTTGTCAGCCGCGCCTTTGTTACCTAGGCAACAGTTGAAAGATGTTTTCAACTCAAGCGGGACTGCAGGAAGATGTAAATCAATGCCTCCTCAAAAAAGATCACCTCCCTCTAGTACGGCTGATCACATCCTTGATGGATCCTACACCACGTCACCTCAAGGCACTGCATCCCCAGTCTCCAACGACGTTGGGCCTTCTGTTTCAGCCGCCACCCTCTCCTCGACAGATAGTACACCAAAGGACACTTTGCCTCCCTCCGGTTCCCTGCACACTTGGCGAACTCTACTGGGGCCGTACACTCCCCCTGAGCTTCTTTCTTTACCTTCATATTTCCAACCTCCTCGTCCTTACTCGCCATCTGCCCCGTCGAGCCCGCGCCATCGCTCTCATAACTTCGCACCTGATGAGTCAGAACGTCATTCGCACGAGGTTAGACGGCGTTATCGCCAAAGTTTAGTACATATTAAAGACGATAATCAATTTGCGTACATGTTAGAAGAATTTTCAAGGATTGAGAATGATCCAAGGACAAGGATGGCCTTGGGCGGTGGAGTGTCGATTGCGCCGTCGTCAGGACACCATGAAAAGAATCTCAGTGCAGGAGACGAAATAGGTGATTCCGATGGGCGGCTGATAATGAGGGGAAAATCTAAGGACatgttggagaagaaggccaaaCAACAGAGTATAGCCGCATGGTTTGTTACAAGAGAAATCGTTCAGGGAGAAAGCAGACACGCGAAACTGCTAGCCAAAGGTCTAAGGGTAAGTAATCGACCCAAGGTTTTTGGTGGAGCTAACATGGTGTAAAGGTCGCAAAGGCGGCCAGCAAGTCGAAAGACAAGGAACCAGGCACATCCACCCCTGCATCACAATTCAGCCGAACGAGTAGTAATCCTACTTCTGAGCTCCCTGAGCTTCCTCCTGCGCCCTCTCGCCTTCGAAGTCACTATCGCACTGGCTCAGTGCCCTCACTCCTTCGAAAACGGCGCAGCTCCTTCGGGGAACATCAGTCCCAGGCTCCATTGGGGACTACGAGTTTTATGGCTTCATCTCCCATTGCATCCCAGCATGTAGATTCAGCCTTTATCCTTCCCGCTACGAAATCGCAGCTACCGGCCCGTATACCGACATCCGTGGCTCTGGCAACATTGTTATCACGTCTTCCCGATCTCCTCGATCTTTCACTCAATCTTTCTTCCGCGTTCCTTCATGACGCCTCACCTTATGGTGTCGCACAAGCCTTcctggagatggaagagacCTTGATTCGAGAAGTAGGACGATGGGCCGGGGAAGTAGGCAATGTCGTTGTCAGCGGAGTCACCGAAAGCTTGAACAAGGTCatggaagacgagagaAAAAAGCGGGGGAAGGGATTAattgatgaggaaggcgaCCAGAGTGACGAAAGACTGGCGTACTTGGACATCGTGAGTGTCCATCGAGTGAAAATAATTGAGTAAGAATGATATCAGTGCTAAACGATTATTCAGATTTTGATGCCGGTTCAGCGCGCATCGAGGTATAAGCTCCTTTTCCAAGGTAAGAATCTTATAGCCGgtctcctcctctctctctaATCTATTGTAGAATTATCCACCAAAATCCCTCCGGCATCCACGACCCATCACAAAATTTTAGCAGCCATCGAAGCGTCACGTCGACTCGCCGATAAGTGTGATGAGTGCCAAGTCATGGACCTGGAGCTGCTTCGAAGACatgtgaagaagagcaagaagtTGAGGCCTGTGTCCATGGGCCCGGGTCATAAGTAAGGACTGTAAGTATAAAAATAGACGAACGACCGTTGGACTTTCTGAATGTGTCATTTATTACTGTTGCTTGTATTGTGTGTAAAGTAGATACTTGTAGGTAACTTTATTATGATACCATTCATAGCATTACGCATTGTGGACTGTCAACTATTCTATCACGATAATTGTATGCACCTGTTTACCGACTATATTTCTTCTATTTATTAACGGAGGGTAACGAGCTCCTCGGAAGAGGTAGGGTCTAATGGTAAGTCAGCAGCTGCTAAGGGGATCACATTATCTATTGCTGACGTACGGATGGCAACACAAGAGTCAAAATCCTCCTTGGTAGCGCCCATCTTGATGGCGACGCCAACTAAAATGCTTCGTCAGCCTTTCACAATTATCGCCCTACAAAAAGATACTCACAGCCTTGGAGCATTTCGTCACTGCCTTCGCCGATGATGTGGAGACCGACAACCTTCTCTTCAGGACCGGTGCAAATGAGCTTATAGGCTGTGGGTTGTTTGTGATCCTCATCAAGCATGGCGAAAGACATGGCGCGGAACTGTCCACGGCCGTCAGTTCCGGGACCTGGATCGCCAAGCAACCAACGGAGAACTCACAGAGGTTTTGTAGATCTTGATGTTGTCGTCACCGAACTTCTCCCTGGCCTCGGGCTCACTTAGGCCAATGGCGCCGATAGTGGGGTGACTAGGGAAGTTGTAAATTTTAGCCCCGTACGCAAGGCCCTACTAAAACTACTCACGAGAAGACGACACTAGGAATGTTGTCGTAGCTCAGCTTGTCGTTCTTGAACTTCTCGGGACCGAACAATCTGTTACTCAACCTCCTTCCCGCAGCAATAGCGACAGGGGTCAATAACATCTTGCCTCCCACATCACCAACAGCATAGATCCCAGGAACGTTGGTGTTCTGGTAATCGTCAACGATGACATCGCCCTTCTTGTCGTATTTGACACCGGCCTTGTCAAGGCCCAGCTTGGCAGTATCGGCGTGTCGGCCAATAGCCCAGACGAGGCAGTCGACCTCGATGGGTTCGGGAGAAGAATCGAAGTGGACAAGAAGAGAGCCAGAAGAAGTCTTTTCAACCTTCTTGACATGAGTCTTCTTGTGAATCTTCATGCCGGCCTTCTCTAAAAGATGATTAGCTTCTGAATCATATAGAGATTTGTTTAAAAAAACATACCCATGCAAGGGACCAGGACCTCTGACATCATAGGATCAAAACTCCTCAAAAGTTGGTTGTGCCTAATAACCAAGTGGGTCTCTGAACCGAGAGTATTGAAGACACCAGCCAACTCCACAGCAATGTAACCAGCACCCACGACTGCGACCCTCTTGGGCTGAGTCTCTAGTTCGAAGAATTCGTCTGAAGTGATACCATAGGAAGCACCGGGGATCTTCTGCTCTGAAGGAACGGTGGGTCGGCCACCGACGGCGATAACAATGTGCTTCGCCTTCACAGTGTACTTGTCGCCATTGGAAGGCTCGATCTGGACGGTATTGGCATCAACGAAAGAGGCCCAACCTTGGTGATGATCAACGTGGTCCTTCTCAAGATTGGTTTCGCTTAACCACAATTGTCGTTAGTAATGATATCAAAATGACGCTTGACGCACTAAATACCGTTGAGACGGTGGATGTAAGCGTCTCGCTTGTGTTTGAGCTCGGTCCAGTTAAAGTCAGCAGCAAGCTTGTAGCCCTCACCCTCCTTGCCGAAGCCGTATTGGGCAGATTTCCGAAGGTTTTCGGCGACGTCGGCAGTGTACCTATGGGAATGTCAGCCGTGTTCAGGGAAAGACTTCATAGATTAAACATACCACATGATTTCTGGTTAGCACGACGAAGGTTATATCATGAGTTGCTTATTTATAGGACAGGCTTCACAAAAGACATACTTTTGGGGACACAACTGTGATGCGGTCATTAGCTTCCTATCATTTAACAGGGAACAATGTGTTACTTTAACTTACCCGACATTCACACAAGTACCACCTAGCCGAGGAGAAACCTCAACGAGACCGACCTTGGCACCGTAGGAACCGGCTCGCCTCTGTTATCAGCATAATTAGTATACCCCTAGAGCCGTGCACATGGTCGAATCCTGAATAGCTCCAAATTGTATACTCACAGCAGAGGCAAGACCACCGGAACCACCACCGATGACAAAGTAGTCGCTGCATGACTTATCAATGACCTTCGCCTGAATATTCACCTTCAGCATCCACTCACTACTCGCCTACTTGCTCAGCTTGAGACTTAGTGATGGGAGGCATTTTCGCAATAGAGGTGCTGACAAAAGTTCTGGTGGCTGGATAACAGAAAGCTTGACTAGAAGAATTGAGAGAAAAGCGGATGGCTGTGGCTGTGGCTGTGACTGCGATGGCTTGTCTAGACGGACGGACCGTACCGAAGGAGAGTCTGGAGAGGGAGTTGAAGGGCGGCACCTTGAATATGTTtagaaaggaaggaaactGAAAAGCAGAGACGTGATATGATTTATAAGAACGAACGAATTAGGAATAATATGAATGACAAAACGTCAAAATGTCACATCAAATCTCAGTAATATTCCCATCTTAAATATCGGACAATTGTGGCTCATTCTTATGCGGCGGCGAAAGTCAACAATGCCCGATATTCATCACGTATTACTAATAATTATTTAGATCCAGCGAGATGACAAAGCAAATACGCAGATGATGCTAACGATGAACCTTTTTCAGAGGAGACTTACATCTCAACAGTCTGGATACCCATCCTTCGCGCAAGACAATACAACAGTTCGTACAGCATAACAGAAGGTGCAGTCTTACACATGCATAATGTACAATCCTTTAGCTCGTAAAAGGTGTTCAATTACGCAGTTCAGTCGCGTAAAAATCTCTTTtaatcctcctccatcttaTCATCTTGACCTTTCGTTTTTTTGTTTCCCAGAGCTACAAGGCCGTCGAGGAAATCTTTCACACTACTCCCCGCGGTCTCAGGCAAACCAAGTTCCCTCATCATGCCACCTGGTAAGCCACCGCTCCGAAGAGCATTATCGAGACTCGCAATCGCATCAGTAAATTGGGGTGCAGAGAGAATAGGAGTGATGTCCTCGACAGTAGGGTTCTCAGGCAGGAAGATACCAGGAGGCAGGAGAGGAGTGATAGTGGATATCAAAGCGGGATCGGAAGAGAGGAGTGCAGAGATGTTAAAAGGGGAAAGCACATCCGTAAGACGAGCATCTACTGCCACGTCAGGCCATTCTGACAGACTTCGAGTCCATACTTCACTTACCGTCTTCAGGTTGACCAAGTGCGCCACCACGTGCCCATTCCGCCAAAAGCCTCGCCATGTTCTCCCTACTGGCGTCAgtgttggaagatgagccGGCATCGACGTTGGCAGCAGGAGCAGGTTGTGGATTGGTAAGACGAGGAGCACCAGGGGTAGGAGGCCAATCGCGCTCCAGTTGTTGAGCAGGGAGAGCGGCACTACCTGGTCTTTGGTGTACAATTGAGTAATTCGTCACACCGTCAGTTTATGCGATAACCTACTGGTAGGACGGGTCCTGCAAAAGTTCATTGATATCCACTTGCGCTCTTAGATCACCCTCTTTGGACAATCGTTGGAACCAGAACTGCAACTCGTCAACACGGATCAACCATTTCGCCCACAAATTGATTTACGAAGTACTTCTGGTTCGAACTGGAGAACTTAAGAATATGGGTTCTTCCAGTGACGTCCTACACCTAAATAAGCTTCATGAAATTCGGGCCCTGTGCACTGACTAAGCACATACTTGGGAGACCTTTTCAAAGGTAGCTTCACCAGGGAAGATGATAAGTTCCTATCATAGACGCCATCAGCTCATACCCCTTTGGGCTCTATTGGGTATCCGCTGCCATTAGCTTACATCCTCAACGCGATCGGTTTCCCTGGATTTCCAAGCTATAATATTCGCTTCAGCTCTAGCCCATTAATACTAGTTGACAGCGACTCACAAAGCTGCATCAAATCGTCTTCCAGCTTCATCTGAATCAAACCTTTCTCGGGCTGAGGGTCAACCCATTTGCTGTTTTCTCGACGGAATGCACGTCCCGCGGGAATGGAAATGAGGTATGACATGGTTCTCCGAATCCTGTACGATGCGTAGTGGCGAGATGGATGCTCAACGATGAAtgcaaagagaagaaagggagtCTATCGCAACAAGGCAAGACGGGTTAAGTGGAGGACTGTCAGTAAGTTAAAGCGACGCGCGGCTCAAAATCATTAGACAAAATCATGACGTAGGCGCCACTGGTAATGTAAGCTGAGGAGATTTCTAAAGGAAAAATGACTCCGCTAATCAGTCTTCTGAAGTGTCCGTCCGGAAATCCGGTTTGGAGTTGTAACATCATGCATACCGATCTGGTCCGCCTGTCCCGATCCATATGCGTTAACCTGCGACTTATGCACTTCTGCAGTCATCCTTCAATCTCGATCTGTCAGTCAACTTCATATTCCGCAAAAGCTCATTTGTGAAGGGTAACCGTCACAATTATGACCTCCAGGCTCAAACATAAGCTAGAACTCGACCAGGTGAACCTCAATTCGGCCTATCTGAACGAGTCCTTTGTCCAAGTGCGTCCTCTGTCTTCAAATGTCTCTTTTTGTTGCCGACATGCCTGTATAGATTGGTACTCCATTGCCTGCTCTATCAGAGACCAAGAAGGATAAGTTAGAGTATGTGCCCGAATGGAAGCAAGAAGTAAGTACTACCAACGCCTGCTACGACGGCTCCGCCTGACCAGCGTTGTAGGTGAGAGATGAGCAAGGTAGACGTCGATTCCACGGAGCATTCACTGGTGGATGGTCAGCTGGATACTTTAACAGCGTTGGATCTAAAGAAGGTTAATTGCTCATTATATTCATTGGACCGATCATTGATAAGGATATTTGCGCAGGGTGGGCGCCGTCTACCTTCAAGTCTTCGCGGAACAACAGAGCTTCAAAGGCTCAGAGGCCAGAGGATTTcatggatgaggaagactTGCAGCAAATGCGCGATGATAGGCAGCTAGAAAACACCGATATATTCAGAAATGAAGCTTTTGCCGGGACGAGGGAACCTCTTGCAGATAAAAAGTAAGGCACTTTGCAATCTACGATGAGCGCCAGATGCGCTGATCTCTAGCGAAGTCTTCCATCCGCACTGGAATCTCTGATAGCACCAGCCCAGTCATCTATAGGCGAAAACCTCCTTCAAAAACTAGGATGGAGGCCCGGCCAGGGTATAGGACCTCGGGTCACTCTTCGAAAGTTGAAAATACAAGAAGGCAAACTCGGAAAGGCTAGGCTAGCAATGGATGATAGTGAACATGATGATGCGGAAGCTGGGAAGCATACTTTTGCTCCAAGGGATGTGAAACTGTTGGTGTATGAATCTAAAGAGGATAAGCAGGGCTTAGGGTTCGAAAAGGGGAAGGGCATGAGCAGATTGCGTAAGTCATCTTCACCGAATTTGACAACTCACGCAGCTGAATACATCAATGTAGCACCGGCGATGGCTCGGCGACCCCTTGATGAC
Coding sequences within:
- a CDS encoding glutathione-disulfide reductase, with the translated sequence MPPITKSQAEQVGEYDYFVIGGGSGGLASARRAGSYGAKVGLVEVSPRLGGTCVNVGCVPKKIMWYTADVAENLRKSAQYGFGKEGEGYKLAADFNWTELKHKRDAYIHRLNGIYETNLEKDHVDHHQGWASFVDANTVQIEPSNGDKYTVKAKHIVIAVGGRPTVPSEQKIPGASYGITSDEFFELETQPKRVAVVGAGYIAVELAGVFNTLGSETHLVIRHNQLLRSFDPMMSEVLVPCMEKAGMKIHKKTHVKKVEKTSSGSLLVHFDSSPEPIEVDCLVWAIGRHADTAKLGLDKAGVKYDKKGDVIVDDYQNTNVPGIYAVGDVGGKMLLTPVAIAAGRRLSNRLFGPEKFKNDKLSYDNIPSVVFSHPTIGAIGLSEPEAREKFGDDNIKIYKTSFRAMSFAMLDEDHKQPTAYKLICTGPEEKVVGLHIIGEGSDEMLQGFGVAIKMGATKEDFDSCVAIHPTSSEELVTLR